In the Glycine max cultivar Williams 82 chromosome 6, Glycine_max_v4.0, whole genome shotgun sequence genome, CAATAGTTTAATCAGGGATGGTGAAGGATGAAGGGCACTACATGTTTAATGATATTTAATCATAGGCATTCATGACTGTAATAacaagccccaaatttcccagttgatttttttttatagagctTTCATGTCCTAATATACAGGCTTGAAATCTGGTGCACTGCATACAGGGAAATCTATCTTAATATGCTTTATCGGGGAAGTATCACcgtaaaaaagaaacataatatttaaatttaaggctTTCAATTTTCTAATGATCAACTAAAGTGATCAAGTTGCAATCTGGTAGTAGACAAACAAGGTATTGAACATGATCCTCAACTTTACTAATTGAGTATTGGAGCGAATCAACTTAGCTAATTCTATCAATTCAGACTTATGCATCCGATTTCTCAAAGTCTATAAGACAAAGAACTACATAATATTAGACCTGTTAGGTAAAAGCTCAAGACCAAAACAGGTTTTATCTCTAACATTCTTTATCTGACCTTTACAGCTTAAAGTGTACACAAAGCACAGGATCAATCAGATAAACTAATTCATAAAGAATGGCATGATCAAATTTCTGATCATTTGGTCACAGAGGATCTaatatcttattaaaaaaaccaaATCATCCTGAAAGCTTAATGTGTTAGGTGGGGGCTTAAAAAGGAGTTGCAGTAATTAAGATGAGGAGGCAATTACGAAACTATTTACAGTATAATAAGTAATGTTATCAGAATTGAGAAAGTGATCAGGTCCAGGTCGTATCATTTACAGAGggtatcattttcttcatttttactttattaactaaattttatCTGACAAGGTTGTTATTCAAAATGTCCCAAAAATAACCGATGCTATATTCAATCCATATAtgagaaaattaatttcattacaAGCTGGATATATGctttaaatgaatttaaatttaaatttcattagtTTTATCAATTATAAGTCATActcataatattatattatcttaGTTCCACTTTTACCTTTTTGATTAATTCAATATGGACTTCAAATGGAAGCGAAAAAGTTACATATGTTGCACcgcaaaaaatgataatatcttaaaataggaggataaatttttacattCCTTTATACTAcataaaatttgtataattttttttgggtcaATTAAATTTAGTGCCTCAATTTTCTGAAAGTATTTTTAgtctatcaatttttttaaatctatttttagtctttcatttatttgtattgttcaaaattagtttaaaatatataaaaatgagaaattaaaaaagaataaaataagaattaatctagagaaaaaaataaatgaaagactaaaaatggataatttttttttgaaagatgttgattgaaaattaatgaagaactaaaatttgttaaaataacttttgaaaaactgaaaattgaTATCTAAAAAAGTTGATTCATGCACCTTTTGTGCTATTTAACTATGTATTTGTTTCTTTATCGGAACAATTTGCATGGCttcctttttatgtttaataaagATGGTCAGTACGTGATTAGgacaaacattattttaaatatatgaccTTCCAATGGCTATAACTGTTTTCATCTGTCAAGATTGATTTATAAACTAATTAAGGACCTACCCCATGCATCGTTGCTTGATCCGACAAATGAACTGAacgaaattaaagatattctcATCTAAATTAACGAATTAGGCAAagacataattaatttattacaacCAATTAAATATCTCGGAACTTCGTCAACTGGAAGGTTCATGAACTTTGTCGTCTTTATATTGAGTTAACACCGTTGTTAAGATGATTCCTTGTTCAAATTCGCTTCCTCCTAAATATATAAGTTAGGAGGTGCATGCGTGTGTCTTATTATGATATATAAGTTAAAACctaaatatatatcaaaatatataaccTACTTTTTCACGTTTAGATGAGACTTTTTACATGTTAAAGTTGGATGTCAAAACCAGTACATTTTACCGAAGTAACCCACTGAGAGCGCGTTTGATTTCttgtatgaaattctttaacTATGAGTAATATAGTCTGGATCTTTCTAATGAAAAACTAAGCATactaaatataatatgtttaaATAATACATGCAGCATgtattcatataattaaaaataactatgtataatttaaatttaattactttggTCATTGGTCGGCCTAATAGCGGGAGATTTGCATTTGAGTGAATTGTATAGATGAGATTATAAGTTTAAATCTCGTTGTATAGACCTTGTATGATTTTATGTCAAGGAGATTCTTTGTTTCAAGGGATGCTACTTTAATTTTGAACaggaaatttctttccataTATATTGAAAACAAATCAATGAAAATGAGTAAGGTAAGGAAAAACTTCTTGTCCTTGCGGAcatggaaatcaaaaaagatgTGCGCGCTAGAAACTCATGCATGTAAAAAGGTTCAAACGAAAGTTCATCCTAACCTAATCCTAAgaaagttaaaaatttataataagggaaaagaaaacaaattaattagttCCTGTTATCTAAaactataaggattaaaatagattaaaaaaagtatgtgcaggaattaaaataaaataaaaattgagtaGGAACTAACATGAACAACTTCTAGGTTGTGCACCCCTTGCgccttttatattaatttgttaatttgctaataaaaaaaaacgaacAACTTCTAGGTATAGGaattataagataaaaactGTGCATCTAGATAAGAACTAAATATGAAGGACTGAACCTATATTATATCAGTAATGTATATCAATACTCAATTTTTTGTATCCAATATTTCTTCTATTGGTTTCTTTTCTGGCTTCCTAGTTCTCTGCGTTTCCGTATGGTCTTGGTCTTCCAATGTGCTGTCTAATCCTTTTTCTACACACTATATGTGTACACGTTTAATTTGCGTTTCGACAAAGTGATAAGCAACATAAATgttctttaagaaaaatgaaaaaaaaaaagagctacTTTCAATAGTGTTGACTGTCTAATTAATGTCTATTGCCTTTAGTCTCGTAGCCCAGAGATAGGTAAACATAAATTGATAGAGGTCTGGCTGTTTTTGACGTAACATGAATTGAAGCAGAAATTTATAGTCTATATTTATAATTCACCAAAAACTAAGAGGTGGCAGTAATTTTCTGTTGGTTGTGTTTAGTAGGTCGAGCAGGTAGCAGAGTTCAAATTTCGGATACGGAAGAATCTTgtcatattttttacatattacaATTACGCCCATGTAATGTAACATGTTTACCATTGACAACGTATACCTAACTAGATAAGCTTACCTTCTTGTTTGCTCCAGCACAGAATAATATAATTACGGACACATGACAGAAATTAAATGATTGCCTTAATACGGTTCGCTTTTTTAATTTACACCACATAAATATTAAAGTTGTATTTGTTCATATTAACATATACTAATGGAAATTTTGATCATAACTAATATACTGGATAGCTATTTGGTTAGGATCAATCTATCCGGCCCTGATAAAGACAAAACAATCAAACATAAAGATAGTCACAAAATTAGGTCAGTTAATGCAGCTTAGGTGACGAATTacttaattaaatgataatcagCACACATAGACTCAAGGTCTTATGAGCAGGATAAGACCCTCAAGTAAAAACCATCATTTGTATGCAGTTATTATCTTCTTTATTGTCCAAGGTTGAGAGCTCTAACTTGAATGTTAGAGTATCTTTTGTAGATATTCTCTTTTGAACAATACCATTCAGACCACCAAACACAAGATTCATAAGACATGAGAAAAGACAAGAGAGACAGTGTCGGGCTATTATTTGGGAGGAACACGTATATTATAATATAGATAGATATAAAGTGTATTACGTACTAATTAAGcgtaatttgtaattaaataatgaaggATTTGGTGATTCTACTAGTGATGGTAATTAACAGATTAACTAATGAGCAAGCTTGCAATAATAGGATCGTTATCTGGTAGAAGCATCTTAGAGTTGAGCAGAGTGAAGAACGTTAGAAAAAGGTAGACAAGAACTGAAAGAGCTAACAGAAGGTGCATATAATTCGTTGAAAGCAGAGCTAGTGCGGTAATCGGAAAGGAGTAAGCCCACCACGCAACATTGAGCCTTCTCATAGATCTCCTGAACAGGGTTGGCCTGCAAATCTGTTCAACACATCTAAATctaaattatgaatattttatttcaggCTAAAGGTTAAGCaatgaatatgataaaattaaaaatatagaaatagtAGGGGATTATATATTAACAagttgaaaatatataattcttttattacatggaaaatacataataataataataataataataataataataataataataataataataataataatatcaattataattaataagttttaaaatgaaaacatcATTGTTTTTTTAGGACCAAATACATTGTTGATCTGATAGAATTGGACTTAAATTCCTTAATGGATTTtaactttataataaaaaatgaaatcaaaaaaaaaaattcactcatATTTTCATACATTAAGAAATGAATATTTTGTACAAATAGGGTGGTATAAAAAAAGTGAAGAAATAGGAAATGGAGTAATATCTTGCTTTAACGTTAGTATTAGCTAGCTGGCAATGAGCCTCCATGCGCCGCGCACCAGTTAAAATGTTTCAATCAGATGTTCAGAATTCAAATTGACCACAAATGTTGACTATGAATATATgatctgttttcttttttgtttcatatgaaAACACTGGCTACAAGTGAATGcatgaattcaatttttattttataattaataaataaatttctctaGCTACCCCAGCTGTAGGCTTTGTCATTACTTGAATGATAATCGCAGACAAAGAGATTCGAGAGATAGAtcccctatatatatatttatgctgcaaatatttgtttaatttattgcaAGGATGAAATCAACTGCAGTTTAAATTATACAGTGTAATAAAATATAGGAACTTAATTGATGTACTACGAAATAAGGTCATTTTCATAACTGTACGTGAATCGCTCGAGGCTTTATAATCGTGTcgtatacttttaaaaaatgactgTTCTGGAGAGATATTTgagatatttattaaattatacttttgtatgtttttatcatgtaatttattaatttttcctaAACTGTTTGCAATATATGcttgtttctttaatttcataTGAAACTACCCTAGAAAAGGGGCAATCTGATTAGCATACTAAAAATTTTACATCatttctgtcaaaaaaatatattacatcattcttacattaaaattttaaaatacaaaaacacttattttaatatttatttaactttatttattcatttaaaaaataatataatgtacGTAAGATGGATTATAACAATACATAAAACTAGAGTTATAAGGTTTTGGTGGTCGTAAAGGAGATTTAAGTCTTGAAaggagagagacaaaaaaacaTCTTGAGTTTGAATCATTCAATTAACATTCTAATAAAAGTTAACAACTAAAATTTAGTGATAAAAAATACCAATACATTAAAATTAGATAaagtattttagaaaaaaatgaactaaaatataataacagGGTAAactataagattttttatataataatcatttaataaaaaattattatgtaagtacaatttatttttatactattttaaaaattatatttaaaattatttttaattgattaaaaatataaaaatggtaGTAATAATgtaattgaaattaaactttactaaaattagtaaaatattgatgtattgatgatgtaaaataatttgattgtaaactaataaaatagtaatatgACTTTcaatataattgaattaaaaaaattaaatttattatatatgatatttaattagatGATAAGACAAAAACTTGTATGCTATCAATATACATATTTCGTTTGTCTTATAATAATAGTGGCataattagataataaaatatgtgtatttaatttttgcagttaatatgagaattttattaatagataatatataaataaacattttttgagTCTTATAAGTTCGTTCTAATCATAATAAATCCATGGAAGTCAATTCATATAAACTTTTAGTTATTAGAAAAGAAATCATcccatactaaaaaaaaatattccaaataataaacaatatatatactcTCTCCATaccattataatttattttgtcaatATCAATTACATATTAAGGGAGTAATTAATACAGGACTATCCTTTTTGAATAAGTAAATGCAAAGATAGAGAAATAAATGATTACCAGTGATGTGAAGAGGACTAGGGAGAGAAAGAAGAGCATCTTGGAAGCAGTATCAAAGGTGCCAACCATGAATTCTGAAGCCAAGCTTGCCACACTCGGTGCTgcaaagaacaagaagaaaaccggcctcaaCAACACCGGAAGGCGATCTCCACCGGAACGCTGATAGAGGGTAACAAACAGCACCAAGTAATGCACCATCCCCAGCGAAAACAAGCAAACCGCTCTCTCTTTCCAACCCATATTCGCCGCAGCTTGTGCCCCGACCAAGTTCCCTATCACCGACATCTGGCTCGTCGGGTTTGCTACCGTCGATAAAAAGCCTCTTCACTTTCGTGAACCACCTGCCCGTAGAATTTCACGTCCAGCACCACCACCGGCACCGCGAACACCCACCACATAACCAAATACGTCGGTGTTTTCGGCGCCACGAATGGCGCTGATTGAAGCAACAGAAGCCATGAAATCCACGGAGCGAAGAGGTAGTTAACTCGTACAGGGTGCAAGAAATCCGCCTTTACCATcctaaagaaaaacaaacacctAGCCGGAAGAGATATAAAGATATAAAGTGAGTTGGAtggttaaaagaaaatgaaacatgAGAAATGTGGCGAGTTTAATATCCTCacctaataaaaataacatttggccgattaaaaaaaaaaaacaattaagcaTCTCAGGAGGTAGAGAAGAGAGAGTAACACGAGAGTAAAGAGAGCCAACGACCACAGTGCAAGAAAAGCTGAGGAAGGAAGCGTGCAAAGCAAGCGTCGTAGAGCGCTTGTGACGTCGTGTGTTGGTGATTCGATCAGTGTCTTCCACCACAAAGCTTGGCCACCGAGGGAGAGGCTTATTCTGAAGTAACCTGCATGGAATTTTGTTAGTATAGAATTTAGGGACGTTAAGGAGCGCTTTGCGACCATCAACGAGGTTGGTTCGTGATTGCTGTGGCTAATAACGTTGGAGGTGGTCGTGTCGTCAACCACAAGCTCAATCTCGGGTCGTAAAGCTTGGGTTGCCATGCCGTGAGATTATGAAGAGATTTCTGTGATGTTCGGATTTTGCTTATTCCACATGCAAGGGTTTTATACAGGACGGTTAATTAGGCCATAAGTGAGCACAAGTGggcgttttaaaaaaatttatagaagttccatttttcattattttttaattaaaccatAAGGGAAATGTGGTCCTTTCCGATTGCTTTGGCACGTTGTACTCCGacgttttttttgttatttcatttttctattatattatcttttgaCCTCTCTTTTCTAACTATATATTACATTTGTTTTTCCATCTTATCTCTCTCTTCTGACATACATACATAAATAAACCTCAAAATGGAATGTAAGTGCATAACAAGTTATTAAAGTAGATTGATTTCAGccgataaaagaaaaatgaagcaatggatatattaaaaatactttactTTAATGCTTGTGTTCCAATCACAAGAAAGGCCTATGAGGCTTTTCGAGAGCTAGATCATGATTGTGAGTTTATCCCAATAATTATGTGTTCTACCTATTACCGTTGTTGCCCTAGGCATATATGCACAAAGGTGCATGGCATGAATCAAGCTATCGCATGAAGAATTAGGGGTTCGAAATGTTGGCGGGAGTGgaactatatatatgtataactatgttactatttttattttcttagttgTGAAACTATATTTGATTCTGCGGTTTTATATAAATTCCCTAACCTCTGATCAGTAGTGGTTTGAAAGTGTGTTCCATGTTGCATCGTTGCCATTTGCGgactctttttttttggaaagataaaaaaaatactcaatagCCAATGCGGTTCGATCCATTTTCAGCGTTTGAAAGTTTAACAAAAGCCAATTGTTTTTTGCACCCAACATATTTTGCTGAGACACCAGCATAGCatgtgaaatttcaattttgtccTTCTGTATGAAGCTTATAGATTGATAATTCATATGAGACTTATGAATTGTCAATTTGTATTAGGCTTATGAATTGTCAATCTGTAATTGATCATaggactttttttaattttcttttcaaaaatatgttttacgaattaatttaaaattaatgattcaaACAAGAATCGAATATGTGACTTacgaattaatttaatattaatgattCAAGTAGAAATCGAACATGTAAATtcacataataaaatttatgataattaatttttatctaataattaatttgtttacatatataaattgtaaataaaaatcataggtttaataaaaatttacatataaaaaaatatattattaacataaatttactaatgcatttttttattttattatagttaattttgatataataatgtattttttgcatatataaacatctaaatacatcattaaattaaataccaaatttgtttaattttcaatcactataataaacatctaaatacataattcaattaaataccaattttttaattatcaattattgtaataaacatctaaatacattattcaattaaatattatattttttaatttttaattactgtAATAAACATTCAAATGCATCATTTAGTTAAATACCAAATTCgtttaactattaattattataataaacatataaatacaACATTgagttaaatatcaaattttctaaacaaattaaatgtataaaaaattctaaataaattataattttttaaaaaattcgaaACATACAGATTGTCAATCTGTATGGTTCATACAGATTAACAATCCATATAAACCATAcggattgaaaaaaatatgcaCCTCTTATTTTCTGGCGATGAAAAATCACTGAACTTCACCGTATATCTATAAACAACACACGTACATCACCAACGACAATACATACTCACAAAAAGACGCTAATGGAAGTAGGTTACACTAAGAGAGTGCggttttataggaaaaaaaaaaggcattgcAGAAATGAAAAAGCTAATCTGttatttttaaccaaaaatatcCATAAAGACATTTTCAGTATTTTAGAAAACTGCTGGGTGTATCAACAAAAATGCTGGGTGCCCCTAGCAGTtcccttaataaaaaaatagacccGAGGACACATTTCAAATTGGACCGGAATTGTCAACCCAAGCCTTTGAGGACTTTGACATCTAAAGCCCAAAGAGGATCCCGACCCTGCTCTCCCTATTTATAACAAAGAAAGTGCGTTTACATTAACTTACAACTTACTcgataaatttatgattttttatcagaataatttattttataaataattttattttaatattgtaatgtttttggtttgttatatataaaataacattgttatgatttattatatttttcttttattatcatcctgtttaattactttaataatacttattttattttattaaccagtatcttttacattttcattttaatcttttatctgtttttttagttttaattttttattattaattatgacagttcttataaaaaaagttaagtttttttatgttaattatgaCTTAGAGTTATTTTCaactgtaaaaataataatttaatgaaaataagaaaaccaaaatttaaaaaaataaaaatactaattttaatttacctATTCATTTCCTTTTAAGGAAAGGACAACTGGACAAGCATGGAAATATAACATGCAGTGCACACGAGATATCAGTGCTAGCTAGCTGCCTGCTGGGGTCACTAGGCAACGAGAGGATAAAATTAAGTTgcgtcaataaataaataattgttaacATGGTATAGTATGATTTGCATATAATAATGCCTTTTAGTTATATAGTAAGAGGatccttataaaaaaaaggtatataGTTAGAGGTTCAATCTATAAGTTTATAGGTATGAAAGAGTTTGTATTAAAAGAAGTTACTCTTTAAAGAAATTCTAATATTTcaggaaattaatttttaaatctggACTAAGAAATACTtcaaattcacaaaataaataaataaataatgggatataaaaaataaaaatgtgttaatCTTTTgagtagaaaataaaaagaaaacgaaAGCAAATATTTTAATGGAGGTTGTCGTTTTGTTTCATGATGACAATTTATCGGTTGAGGCTCCTTAACCTCATAAAGCGAAGCTTATAATCCAGAATTTCGGTCTGAATAATCGAAATTATCAGCGACCATCATTTCACCCATTTGCTTGCCCAATTGGACCCATCCTTATCCTTATACTAGCAATAATAACTAACAATATTGCTATAGCCAGCCACGTCCAATTAGACTTTATTAATTACTGTTAATAGAACTTTATGGTTTACCTATGCTTTTATACTGTTAATTACTATTTGAGGATTTTATGTAGTTTGGAATTATAATTGACTCacaagtttaaatatttttcctaaatgataatattagggacttaaaatcaaatttacttTGGATTTTGTTAAGTCCCCAATATTTAACTTTCAAGTGAATGATATGTTTCAAATATTTCGTTTgagtcaaatattttaaatgaatatttggTTTGAGACCTTGATTTGCAAAAGAAGAAATAACCAAATTTGATTTGGTTATTGAGTAATTGAACTTGTCACTGTAACCTTGGCTGTTATCTTGGACAAGtatatataattactttaaagagaaggtatttattcaattttatctCATGGGATAGgagagaaattttatttatgtcttGGAATTATGATTCCTAAAAATCATGACTACTaagaatgaataaaatttgtttggcTGATGATTAGGAATATTTAGATAAATTTGATAGGAATTAGAGagttacataattttttatcaattattttaataatatagcatattatataatttaataaaaaataacatgatatttttaatatagtaaaacaaaaattaaattcaaaaaaataagattattacctccctcataaatttttttaatgaaaatttgattaaaagacATTCTAAAAAACATATTCTTTCTAAGTTTCTCAACATATATTTCTGAAAATCCACAAAAAAAATTCTCCTACCAAATGTCtctttaatgtaaatttttttacaacgataattaataaaaagtacAAATTATGTGAGAATATAGTTATTTTGTCCAATCATATAATAATATcctatgaaaaagaaaacaatatagGGTTATTTTATCCCCTTATACAGCATACATTATTTTGTACCTTCCCTTAGACAAGttatcttataattaataaaaggaCTATTAATTTATTCCATAAGATTATATAACAAGATaaaatatagttattttgtCCTATCATATCCTGCCATCAAAAGAGTCTttagtatatatgtaaattaaCTGAAGGGGTCAATGCTTTAGAAAGTCCATGCCAATATGTAATTCGTTTAGATTTCCTTCCATtgattgaaatttcattttagaCCTTTGAAACGCTCCATCAGCAAAATCCTTTTGTTTTTGGGAAATATACTTCATAACCACTGTCCTAGCCTATTGAATCTTCCACAGTTCCACTAATGTATGTCTGATCTGGTACTACttgtacattatatatatatatatatatattctttgataaaaaaataaaataaaaattcatctaGCTGGCTTTTTTGTTGTAATGGTGACAACTGAATCTAAAaccttgtatatatatatataatctgaaTCTACCACCACTACACTGAACATAGTGATTTCAAACCTTCAGTTGCATTGGTTGCACCTCGTTGGAATGTTAAATTAGTTAAGAGTAACGATCAAAACCTTCAACTGAGCCTATCACTACTAGGTTTTAGATATCCAACCCCGTGCTCATCCATCATTCGTTTGCTATTATTTCTTAGCATATGGTTATGGACCACCCCATGAGCTATATGTATTCTAGATTGTCTTCCTGTACTAGACACAAaggctttttgtatttttcttccttctaaTTGCTAAGTGTATTCGGATTTTGTTGtgaagaaatgatttttttaaaatcatataccatttttttatataacgaTGGTAATGATATTTGAACCTATAATCTTATATAAATTACTCAATTATTCACAACTAAGCAAACTctggtgagtttttttttatttttataattctgTATTTTTATCACACATCTtaacaatatattttctaatcaacacgtataattactttttattatttaataagtcCGTATTATgtcacacatacacacacacttACACACAATAATTGATTTTCTAACCtaacatttataattatttttgttatttcaagTACTTTTTTCATGTTAAAAGAGTCAAATCAACCAATAGACTAATTGGTTAGATGATAAATAAGtttctaaaattcaaattatacttAAGAGTTTGACAAAAAAACAAATGGTAAGTTAACTAAAATCTAAAAGATAATCTTCTCAAAAAcgaaaatctaaaaattaataggttaaaaatttaaaattaattaaggatTAGTCGATTAGATGGAAATTTCTGTTTCCAAAGTCGAAAATTTCAACTTCGCCTATAATTGTGTGTTTGGTCACTAATTCCACTTCTAATGGAGTAAAAAAAGATCCCGTCTCTAAATTctgtcaataataataataaaaattttaatagtacaaaattaaatacaagTATACAACACTCGCCATGTGACTCACATGTTCCACTAGGGGTGTGTGAAAAAATTGGTTCAAATCGAGCTGGATTGTAACTCAActtaaatcaaattgatttttatccaaattaatttaagaaaaaagaagtgtACTGCTTTATAAAACCAATCAATTCAGTTAActgaattatttttacaaaaccaGTTCGATTAACCgatttttacttgaatttttttttgaaaaaaaaattgtttgagaaCCAATTTAAAAATGATCTGACTCTTAAAACTAGTTTAGTTCAAAACCAATTTTTTGAAA is a window encoding:
- the LOC100804740 gene encoding LOW QUALITY PROTEIN: S-type anion channel SLAH1-like (The sequence of the model RefSeq protein was modified relative to this genomic sequence to represent the inferred CDS: deleted 2 bases in 2 codons), with amino-acid sequence MVKADFLHPVRVNYLFAPWISWLLLLQSAPFVAPKTPTYLVMWWVFAVPVVVLDVKFYGQWFTKVKRFLSTVANPTSQMSVIGNLVGAQAAANMGWKERAVCLFSLGMVHYLVLFVTLYQRSGGDRLPVLLRPVFFLFFAAPSVASLASEFMVGTFDTASKMLFFLSLVLFTSLICRPTLFRRSMRRLNVAWWAYSFPITALALLSTNYMHLLLALSVLVYLFLTFFTLLNSKMLLPDNDPIIASLLIS